From Solanum lycopersicum chromosome 4, SLM_r2.1:
GGCTTTGTTATGATACGAATGAACCTGTGCTTAAACAAGCTTTTGAGCAACATGGTGAAACAATTGAAGGTAACGTGTGGATGACAACACTTCTCTTTGTTCTTGTGACTTCTTTTAGATGAAAGTATATGCTTATCCACTTACAGTGAAAGTAATATGTGATCATAAAAGTGGAAAATCCAAAGGATATGGGTTTGTGAAGTTCACTTCAGAAACTGCAGCTAGCAAGGCCTTGAAGGAAATGGATGGTCAAGTAAGTGTACAAGTTGTATAAACGCTACctatattcttatatatatctAGCAGTTTTTGTTTCCTGGAGTATCATGTTGTTTTGTTGCAGTTTCTGTTTTGTTACTATCTACTggttttattattatcttttgtttCTTGTACATCCACTACTTCTTTTTCTGGACTCCTTTGGTCTGTCGTTCTTGTTGGTGTCTTACAGCTTTTGTTTTTTATGTTCCTTAGTTATTGGATGGAAGAAATATTCGCATCAGTTTTGCCCACAAAGGATGACGTTGACAGGTTTCAACTCTTTATCTTTTCTTGTAAGTTTCTAGATTCTCCACGCGTTGTCATGTCTTATTGCTTATTCCCACACTAGTGTTGATCTTTGAGTTTGATATATGCTCTCTTATGCCTCTTCATTTCAATATTGATTACCTCCAGCTAAAAATTCTTAAATGACTCGACAATTGGTAAGGTTTCATCTTCTGACTTAGGTGTGTGCAAGAACTTGTGATTTTCAGCCATGAAAGATGTATTGAAGATTGTCTTGATTCGGGAATTTAGTCGAGGGAGAAACATCCACCAACCAAAAGGTCTTATACCATGATTCATTGACTCTGCATCGCGTGTCAGGCAAGTGATTACAGCAAGCTGGCATGACGTTCTGGTGATAGTTAGCTAGTCGTCTAACAGGTCTGGATCAAACTTTAATTGGTCCATTTTCTTTTTCCCTTCTACCTATAGGTGATTTTCCGTTGCCTGTAATAGCAAGGATCGTTGTTCAATTTTTACAGCTGTTAGAAGGAATAGAAGGAAATTTTTAATTGCAATAGCTTTTAACTTTTTGAGGGAGGAAACTCCAGTAAGTTGAACAAGGAATTGAGTTTGGCACTTGCATTATGCTATTAGCATGGATGATATAGGTTTTCATAAAAACTTGTACATACTTTCTATACCCTAGTTTGTTTTAGTACAACAACAACTAGGTCACAGtctcaaataagttaaaagttaaCTATACAAATCCTCACCGCTTGTGTGAGCTTACTCACATTCCCGGTCCCAAATCAGATAAAAAGAAGAAGGTTGTGGTAGGATTGAACTAACATAAAACCAGCCAATTAATAATGAACCAACACAATACTAAACAGCTTTGTTTTATAAGGAAATCTTTTAACTGTTCAAAGAAAGTACAACAACTAGAGCTCTAGGAAGGGTAGAGTGTATGTAGACCTTACCCTACCTTGGAAATAGAGAAACTGTTAACGATAGACCCTCAATTCAAGGGAAAGATAGTCCAAAGCAGTCCAAAAGTACAAGAAGCAGCAGAtagtaaaaacaacaacaaatagtAATAGGGTAGTaactacaataaaataatataatagtcgaagtataagaaataacaaataaataacatatatcGGAGGACACAAAACTAAATGAGCAATACTACAACTACTAGTATGGACTTAAAACAAGACAATCCGCTCCCACCTTACATGCATCTTGACTAATTCCACGGGGCAACTGCTACCTCCCACCAACAAAGCTGCCAGATAACTCTGTGATCTATCGATACTTGACATGATTGCTAATGTTACGACGAATTTAAGACCCAATAATCCAAGACAAATATCAAAACTGTCTCATAATGAACCTTTCGATGAACATAGGAGTCTATGAACCAAGTCTTTTGTCATAAAACAGTCTAATGTAGGTCATCTAGATCATCCAACTGAGCATACGCAAAAAACTGAGAAATGTAAACAACATCATTAAGAGAGAAGTACAAACAATAATCTCACTGATAAGTGATAGCCATAAAAAGTTTCAGATACTGAACTTTTTAATATCAAAGAAATACATTTCTGGTGAAAAGCTACTCTTATCTTGTGATGTGCGATTAAAGAGTCCAACTCCATTCGAGAAGCACCTCCTTTTTCTGTGGAACGCCTTACAGCTTCTCCCAATTCTTCTGCTCTTTTCCTAATTGCATCACCGTCTTCAAATGCCATCAACTTCCTCACGACATTCTCAATAGTGGATGCACTTACTAGCTCCTCAAGTTTCTCCCTCTCCCTCACAAACAGGCCTATTTTCAATATTTCCATTACCAAGAAACTATTTACCGGTTGATCAGAGCGCATAGGCCAAGCAGCTATAGGCACCCCCATAGTAATGCTCTCTATGCAAGAATTCCATCCGCAATGACTCATGAACCCACCTGTGGACGAATGAGGCAAGATATCGGGTTGTGGCGCCCATTCTCTTACCAGTAACCCAACCCCTTTTACTCTTTCCTCAAATCCTTCAGGAAACACATGTTTTCTAGCTTCCCCAGTAAAGATATCTACTCTTATCGGTTTCTCTCAACACCCATATGAACTTCTATTTGCTTCGTTCTAATCCAATCACGAACTCCATGACTTCTCCATCGGAAAATGTAGTTGATGTTCCAAATGATATATAAAGAATTGATCTCCGAGGTTGTTTTTCTAGCCATTCCAAACATATATTGTTCCTATTCGAGATATGATTGAGTTTAGTTGGCAGAGTTGGATTGATTGCCCATTGTTGTTTACTTTCTACTTGTGCCAGCAAATCAAGAAACCCATGTTCaattattttacttgtattaTGGATATCACCTGTTCTAATATCCATATATGGACTCTGAAGAGCTATAAAGTTCTTGACTTCATCAGGCATTGCTCCTTCAAGGGACGGTAGCTTTTTAAGCAATTTTTCTCCAAGTTGGACAAACATTCCACTAAATAAGTATGAAGAACAGTACAAAGTGAAAGCTGAAATGCAATTAAATCTATAGGATTCAGCATTGAGCAAGGAAGAAACATCCTGAACACTATATGACATAAAAAAGTCATGAACAACAATGAGTCGTCTTGATTTTGAGGAGATATCACGTAAAAAGGAAGTACTGGGCTCGCGAAGAAGCAAAGTTACATCCCATAATGGCTGATTTTGCTCAAGGCATTAAAGTCAGGTGGAGGTAAGGCTAATTCATGAGTCGGAATGTCATGGAACCGAGCTTGTTGGTTATGTGTGGCTGAGACAACATAATAGACAGGAAGATCGTATGTTGAGGAGAGTAAACAGGCTAGTTGAAGAAGCTGATTGAGATGGCCTTGAATTGGAAAAGGAACCATGACTATAACTACTTCACGATCCATAAAAAAGCCGTTACCTTTGTCGAAGTTATAGAAAATTCAATTCAACTCACTACTGCTTTTGAGTTACTTGAATCATGTGTGAGTGTGCGAGTGTGTACGTAAATATGTAAGAAGAGGATAGAATAGCAAGTTTAAACCTTTGAAGATGTGTGAAGGTGAGAGGAGGGTAGGCTTCATTAAACACGTTTGGATTATTGAATCTGGTTATTTAcctttaaactttttaaaagaCATAAGGACCACAAAGTTCATGCGATGAAAGAAAAGTGTGTGGTCAGAAGTATTGTATCAGAGTTTTGGAGTCATGCATGAATTATTGAATCTTGGTTATGTACCTagtttttttctcataaaatgCTGTTCACATTCCTCAATTGTTTGcatttgttaaattttgttgtttctttatGACCTTAAACATGGTACTGtttatgataaaagattttGTTTGTAGATCCTGTTCACATTCCCCAGTTGTTTGCAATGGACTCGCGAAGAAGCATGCAAGCATTCCAGATCACCAGGATTTTGCCTGAGGTAAAATCAGGACTACTTGGGAGGTCATAAAAGTGAATCTTGTCGACGTTGGCTTGAGCCTAGCTTGACGATTGTAAGTCCTTTGGAGTTTGGACAGGGCTCGAGCCAACGCCTTAAATGACCTTAAGCTTGAAGGTTGAACAATCACTACAACTACTTCATGACCTTTTTTCAAATTGCCACTGATTAGTTCATTCATTTATTCGTTGTTTTCGTTCTTTCTTAAATATCGTATTTTGTGTGATGAAATTCACTTAATATGTACATATACTTTATTTAGAACCTAATAAATCGTCTTTACTAAAAAGTCAGAACTCCTTAtctcaaaattttgaagttgattcTTAGCTGACTTAGTAGAATGGGCTGTTGTAGCCTGTAAGTGGAGACAATGTACATAGGACAAGTTGGAGATCATGTTGAGGATGTCCTTTTCTTGAATAGGTAAAAACATGAATTTGGTCATAAAATATATAGTCCATGAATCTATTTTACTAGTCCAACATAGTTGCTCTCAtatgaactaattaatttatataaatccaTTTGCATAATCAAtcattgatataaaataattatccaaAACCTGTTAAACTTCTTATCCAACAACTTATGGGACCGAAATGTTACTTCTCTGAGTTTGATGACACATGGAAAGATCTTGACCGTTGATTTTAGATGATTTCACGTTATATAAATGACCGTGCAAAATTAGTCAATCAGATCATCTAAAAGATACTAACTACACATAAGCGCCTTGATATTAGTTATTTTGAAACATGCactactaaatatatataaattagggCCCTTGTGGCACACAATGACAGCGATTGAATGAAGATGATGCATATGTTGCTTGAACTTTGCAAAAATATCGTCGCATCTACGTCAGATTCTTATGCACTAATTTTTAGAAGATCTAACATGTTTTCAGTTGACATTTTTAAAGAATTCAAATAACATAGCTGATTGATCAAATTTTCCTTGTTATGTGAGAAATGAATGAATCCAACTCCATATTCTTAATGCCACTTTCTGCTACTGATTTCTTAAGAGCTCCACTCAAATCCATTGCTCTGTTCCTcatttcttctccttctttaGACACCATTAATTTTTCAACTGCTGCTTGCACCATGCCACGTGTCACCACCTCGTGCCTACGTGTCCACTCCTTAACGACTAAGCCAACTTTTAAAATCTTGGTGACCAATACGGTGTTTCGGGGTTGATCCGAATGCATTGGCCACGCGGCTATTGGCACCCCCATGGAAATGCTCTCCATGCATGAATTCCATCCACAATGACTCATAAAACCACCAACAGAAGAATGTGCCAAGATTTCCAACTGAGGCGCCCAGTCTCTCAACACAATCCCCTTATCTTTGACTCTCTCCTCGAACCCTTTTGGCAATTCAATCTTTCTTGATTGGTGGTCCTTCGCGAAAACATTCCCTTTATCCGCGTCCCTCAGCACCCAAACGAACTTTACCTCGCTCTCCTCCAATCCAATTGCAATCTCCTTGATTTGTTCGTCAGAAAATGAAGTCGTGGTCCCAAATGAGACGAACACAACCGAATTAGGCTCGTGTTCGTCGAGCCATATTAGAGATTTATGTTGCTTGTGACAGCTTTTGGTCCCATATTGTTGTACTAAAACAGGATTGAATGGTCCAAGGGCCCATTGCATCTTGTTATTACTTATTTGTTCCTTtgacaacaaatcaagaaaaggaCCTTCTATAACTCTACAGGTGTTGTAAATCCTCCCTGAATTGAACTTCATATAATCATGTTGTAATTTAATGAATTTCTCAAATTCAGGGCTAAAACAATCTTCAAGTGATGGAACATCTTTTAGAAAATTTGCATCAATATCAAAAGGCCTTCCCATATTCTCCCATATGAACAAGAACAATGTGAATGCTGAGACACTATGGAAAGCATAAGCCTCAGCATTAGGCAAATACACAAAATCTTGAACTACATATCCCATTAGTGAGTCATGGATGATGACAATCCTCTTTGCTTTAGACGAGAGGACGCTTAGGAGTTTGGATAAAGGCTTACGTAGATGAGAAGATGACTCGAAAGAGGGTTGGAGATGGCTTGGGAATTTGATCGTGGAATTCGGGTTGGGAGGAGGGGAGTTGAAGAATGGCGTTGAGAGTTCATGAAAAtggatgttgttgttgttgatgaatgAATATGGATCATGAACTCTTGTTTTTGCTTGATTAGTGTGTGTCATGGTTGTAACATAATGGACTTGTATGTTGTGTGATGCGATGAGTTTACATAGTTGAAGAAGTTGATTTAGATGGCCTTGTGCTGGAAAAGGGACAACAACTACTATGATTTCTTGATTGGAGGCCATATTACTATATGGaatgttttatttcaaaactGTAGTGTGAGctttacatttatatatatagcaagttctttttttctttttctttttcttttaggttCAATAGCCACTTGTCTCAACTCACCCATCCGTCAGGGGATATCCGATAAAATTGGAACGACagagagaaaattatatgacCCCAGAGCAAAGATAACACACATTGATAAATAGTCCCAACTCATCATCTCCTTTTGTTGTGTATTTGGGAGATTAGGGGTCTCTGATTGTTCTATTTTATGTGGTACTATTTCTTTACTCTGtcaattaaagaaaatgatgcTGTTTTATATGTGGTGACAATGTAactttaaaaacttttattttaccCTTGATGACATGCTTTTGTAGCCATTTAGATAaatgacataatatatatattagacaCTAAATTTGGTTTTagattttaactttgaccttcaactttcataatACACAAACAGACATTTTaactattcaacttttaaataaataaacacatgagtcctacatggcaaAATACACGTAGTACACCACGtaagacaaaaaatgacatgtaggatgacatataagacatgtgtgtctatttattcaactttatacatatttaagtgtctacttgtgcacactcaaaattgaaggacataaatgtaatttaaaaccaagttaaaaaacatatttatgtattatgcctggATAAATTATGGTAAGAGTACGAGTTTTATAATagcttctttctttcttttaaccTAATGTCATAGCATAAGTTGATGTTTAAATGATTttcgattttttcttttttaagttaATCATCTCGTATTTAAAACTAAATAGCCtgactaatttaaaaatatatcacgTAAGATCCATTTTAGACAGAATAGTTGCCTACTAGGTATTTCCATTCCTAAGACATGAACTGAAATTTCTAATAAAGGACAGACAAATTGGCTAAAAATTTAcgatatttattaatttaacataaacatcaaaatattttaatccatAGACGATATTGGAACAGAGATAAAACAAATTTGTTAGTTTTATGCAATAAACTATTACATTAAATTACGCCATGTGATTTGACAGCtgtaattgatgaataaaatattagcAAGTCTAGAATTATGATGCAAAGATTTCAATGTAGGACATGTTATTAATTAGTTTGTCACATGCTTCAATCTTATCTATTTGTGCTATTAATGCTCTTATTTCCGTCtcatattataagtcattttttaaaaaaataattgaactatgatatatgttaaaatttctgtataaaaaatcatattttgtttattatatttttattaattaattaattaattttaaaaatatatttactttagCTAGTATTGAAAATCAACAACTAATTAGAGGAGGGAATCGAAGtaaaattatcttattttttaatgcAAGTGCAAATAAAACACGTGACTTATAATATGAGACGGAGAGAGTATTTGATATGAACtggattttaaaaatgttagttTGACAATAGTttagtatattaattagagGTTTGAATTTGAAGCCTCAATTTcgagaaaatttatatttatatttgacatAATACATCAATATGTCGTTTAACttgatttcaaattacatttatgtctttcaattttgagtttgccaatgtagacacttaaacttgcataaagttgaacaaatagacacacacgTCTTGACGTCCTATATGTCATTTTTATCCTACGTGGTATCGTAGGACACGTAAGACTcgtgtgtctacttgttcaaatttatataagtttaaatgTCTGCTTGTTCATGcccaaagttgaaggacataaatatgaaatgagGCTAAATTAGAAGGCATATTTGTGTTTATgcctttatatttatatgtaatgtATAAtttagtgtgtatatatatatattatttatttattttttaaaaaaatttttttttgactgaGCGATTAACAGAGTTTAAGCCCAACAAGCTTCTCAATCTATTTGCAATTTAtctgttatttttatatattttttaaataataattattaaatatttaattgtaaacttatttattattgtattacaaatttaaaatccatatataaaatttttttaactttaaaattctgAATCCACCTTTAGTACGTGTTAGAACATTTTCTGTTTGTTTCACCAACATATTCTTATCTTACATTAGTGGTGCAAAATCAATAGACATGATCTCAACTTGTTACAATTAATGCAACTAAATTTCTCAATTTGTTTTCCCACATGATTGacagtatattttattttttgcaaattgcaattagaaaataaatcaaaaataaaataattataattattatgtaGGGTAAGAACCAATAGTTTCTTATAATAAAAACACTGGTCGACAATAGCTGGATGATATTATTACtgattaatttgatatatatctTTGCCTACaattgttttttccttttattataaattttttatataaagaatataattaagcatgatatttatttatatatttatatgacatattttactTCAATCGCTAACCAATTCGCTAATATTTACGAGTCGTAGCTAGTACAAATAGATTCGAAAAGTACGTACAAAATGTACTCTtctatatcaattaaaaaatataatcaaataattttaatagtGTAATTGATCAAAGGGATAGTAATTTATACCATAAGAAGAAATTCTTGTAGCACACATCAATTATTACTTGTATTATGAagattcataaaaaaaacaacaattttatGCTAATCATCAACTAATTAATATAGTAAGTTTCATTGACAGTTACTTAAATATATCCCTTTTTATGAGATTCACAATATGAGCAAGCTCACGTTTATGAAAATTACAACGGAGGGCCGGGGGTGGGGGGCAAGAGGGgattatatgtatatttggaggcatttattattatattaccggttagaaattgatcataattgagttatttttgtataaattaaaatattgaatttatacaattataaatatCAGAAATGTAGACATATTATGTTGTATAAATTTTgagttatataaataaaaaattaaaattatataattataattaaaaagtaaacCGTAAATTGTAATAGAAATAAACTATATACCTGTATTGATAAAGAATATAGTGGTCCAAAACCGTTAATTTTCGTCACGTGTCTATTTCTCTGAAAAGATTTCTATTAAAAAAGGGATAATAATTGGCCCTACCCTATTTATCTCACTTCAATATATccaattataattatgaagatTCAAAAGATCCCTTTTTagttgaaagagaaaaagaaaattacagtGAATTTTTatgacaatttaattaattgatcggtgaattttaaattttaaatatgtatatatatatattagatttatCGGGTTGATTAATAattgatattaaaataaatatttcgaTGAAATGAGTATggagatgatatattgataatgTCCATTTGCAAGCTGATTTAACTACTTTTACTTGTGTGTTGAAGATACATAAACGAAAAGAAGTACGCGAGTTTGATGGCTACAAATATTCGAAATATGTGGgtgatacatatagaattttGTTAGAGTGTTTAGTTCTATtatccctgaacttatttaattttctatccctttttggcctacgtggcgCTTGTTTgaagaaaaagtcaaccatATATTTGACAcataagatagtgtcacgtaggtcgaaaTGGGGTGGAAcgttattaataaaataagttctgaggggtaataggatcttagtataatataacCGTGTCTCTAAAATTTAGGACATAAATTAAGGAGGTGCTCGTACATTatcccaaataaaaattattaagtgtGCTAATAAAGTCTTACGTTAGttgttgaaaaaagaaaaagctaTATATATTAGTTTGAGGCTTTTCATAGAAAAAAGTTTGCACGCTAGATAAAAAAGCaaacaataacataatataacataaatatattaagaatACTAGCTAGACAAAATTAGCTAACAAAGTGGTAaaagtatttttgtttttaattagagattttaagttttaaaataataaaaatggatcTGATTTTCGTTTATTGTGTGGCatgctaaaaaataaatattgaatatcatactaaattaaaaaactaaaaatagtacaaacaaaaattatattaatcacTTAAAGTTGTTCGGCATATGAGCGTTGGCTAATATCACAATCAAATTGAATATATTGATAGGTACATCAAATTGCTAAACCAATCAAAATTGTTGCGAGATggttaaaatttcttttaattttcactaaaaattttaaatttgaattctgaaaagaaaaaatctaaTAGAAGAATATTTCCTCtttgaataaatacaaattaaatcaaaatttatatgttatattgagcattaaattaaaaaaaattataatattaattaatcaaagatTGTACAACTAATTGTTTTTCTGCCGACAACATTTATATAGGTAAGGTTTCAATATTAAGCACATGTCAAAAAGAATTTGAGGTTGGGTTGTGGGTGGGGGGTTTAAAGCATTTATATTGTTTTCTCTCTTTATCTATTTATGGTAGGCTGAATAAATATATGGTTGCTCAAATTTGTTaggttaatatatattttataggcataatacataaatgtgctctttaacttggctttacattatatttatgtcttttaaCTTTGGatatgcacaaatagacacttaaacttgtataaagttgaacaaatagacacacatgtcccaCATatcatcctacatgtcattttttgtcctatgtGGTGTTCTACGTGTATTGTTCCATGtgggactcatgtgtttatttatttaaaagttggatagttaaagtgtctgtttgtgcattatgaaagttaaaggtaaaagttaaaatttgaaaccaactttagggtccaatatatgtatt
This genomic window contains:
- the LOC101263896 gene encoding glycine-rich RNA-binding protein 4, mitochondrial; translation: MQRFNEFFLNYQTPLARFVTSRHSCSKLFIGGLCYDTNEPVLKQAFEQHGETIEVKVICDHKSGKSKGYGFVKFTSETAASKALKEMDGQLLDGRNIRISFAHKG